One segment of Pseudomonas asgharzadehiana DNA contains the following:
- a CDS encoding transglutaminase family protein, producing MSARYQIFHDTHYHYDSPVSLAQQLAHLWPRPCAWQRCTAQQLEISPQPSSRRDELDVFGNPITRLAFERPHDELLVNAGLTVEVLARPVLDFQQSPPWDQTRDSLTYSSHTMTPERIEACRYRFESPYVHLKKTFVEFSESCFPPGEPLLLGVQALMEKIFSEFTFDAEATQVATPLVEVLERRRGVCQDFAHLMLACLRSRGLAARYISGYLLTQPPPGQPRLIGADASHAWVSVFCPVAGWVDFDPTNNVQPALEHITLAWGRDFSDVSPLRGVILGGGSHDPEVRVTVMPLE from the coding sequence ATGAGCGCGCGCTACCAGATTTTCCACGATACCCATTACCACTACGACAGCCCGGTGTCCCTGGCGCAGCAACTGGCGCACCTGTGGCCACGGCCGTGTGCCTGGCAGCGCTGCACCGCGCAGCAACTGGAAATCAGCCCGCAGCCGTCGTCGCGGCGCGATGAGCTGGATGTGTTCGGCAACCCGATCACGCGCCTGGCCTTCGAGCGTCCCCACGATGAACTGTTGGTCAATGCCGGGCTGACCGTCGAAGTGCTGGCACGGCCGGTGCTGGATTTTCAGCAGTCGCCGCCCTGGGATCAGACGCGTGACAGCCTGACCTACAGCAGCCACACAATGACCCCTGAGCGGATCGAAGCGTGCCGCTATCGCTTCGAATCACCCTACGTGCACCTGAAAAAAACCTTCGTCGAGTTCTCCGAAAGCTGTTTCCCGCCCGGCGAGCCCTTGCTGCTCGGCGTGCAGGCGCTGATGGAAAAAATCTTCAGTGAATTCACCTTCGATGCCGAAGCCACCCAGGTCGCCACGCCCTTGGTGGAAGTGCTGGAACGCCGCCGCGGCGTATGCCAGGACTTCGCCCACCTGATGCTCGCCTGCCTGCGTTCGCGGGGCCTGGCGGCGCGTTATATCAGCGGCTACCTGCTCACCCAGCCACCGCCCGGCCAGCCACGGCTGATCGGCGCCGATGCCTCCCATGCGTGGGTCTCGGTGTTTTGCCCGGTGGCGGGTTGGGTGGATTTTGATCCGACGAATAACGTACAGCCGGCACTGGAGCACATCACCCTGGCCTGGGGCCGGGATTTTTCCGATGTGTCGCCGTTGCGGGGGGTGATTCTGGGGGGAGGGAGCCATGACCCGGAGGTACGGGTGACGGTGATGCCGCTGGAGTGA
- a CDS encoding circularly permuted type 2 ATP-grasp protein: MSDLLDRYPLTAGTYHELLDDSGEVRAHWRRLLDHLQRSTPAQLAQRQALLTRQIQENGVTYNVYADPKGADRPWELDLLPHVLAADEWQQLSAGIAQRARLLNAVLADLYGPQRLIKEGLLPAELVFGHNNFLWPCQGILPPDGTFLHLYAVDLARTPDGRWWVTADRTQAPSGAGYALENRTIVSRAFPDLYRDLQVQHLTGFFRTLQETLARQAPGDDQPPLIVLLTPGRFNESYFEHLYLARQLGYPLVEGGDLTVRDSTVYLKTLSGLRRVHAIMRRLDDDFCDPLELRTDSALGVPGLLDAVRQGNVLVANALGSGVLESPGLLGFLPKINEFLFGEALILPSIATWWCGEAPVLAEALAKLPELLIKPAFPSQSFAPVFGRDLNDEQRQALAQRMRARPYAYVAQELAQLSQAPVWHTVDDHLQHRAIGMRVYAVASADGYRVLPGGLTRVAAEADAEVVSMQRGGASKDTWVLGERAPGGEQWRAQRMIGAHDLVRRDPYLPSRVVENLFWFGRYCERCDDSARWLRIVLARYVDGDDPLALQAAVELGENLRLLPEEDALPERLMAALLGDDWPQSLRANLQRLQWAASQVRGKLSRENWQALVELQREALELENESPDFGELLDFLNRLVMSLAALSGFALDDMTRDEGWRFLMMGRRIERLQFLSSSLAAFLRGVAVFDQAGLEWLLELGNSSITYRSRYLAVPQLIPVLDLLLLDEQNPHAVLFQLKLVSRTLRRLNDDFGVPRETGLAPLVERLARFDLGCLENGLFGETSVRAALDGLADLLQAVADESGQVSDRLALRHFAHVDDVSQQTVSV; the protein is encoded by the coding sequence ATGTCCGACTTGCTCGACCGTTACCCGCTCACCGCGGGCACTTATCATGAACTGCTGGATGACAGCGGTGAGGTGCGTGCCCATTGGCGGCGCCTGCTCGACCACCTGCAACGCAGCACCCCGGCGCAACTGGCCCAGCGCCAGGCGCTGCTGACGCGGCAGATCCAGGAAAACGGCGTGACCTACAACGTCTACGCCGACCCCAAGGGCGCCGACCGCCCGTGGGAGCTGGACTTGTTGCCCCACGTGCTGGCCGCCGATGAATGGCAGCAGTTGTCTGCCGGTATCGCCCAGCGTGCGCGCCTGCTCAATGCTGTGCTTGCCGATCTCTACGGCCCGCAGCGCCTGATCAAGGAAGGCTTGCTGCCGGCGGAGCTGGTGTTCGGGCATAACAATTTCCTGTGGCCGTGCCAGGGCATCCTGCCCCCCGACGGCACCTTTCTGCATCTGTACGCCGTGGACCTGGCGCGCACCCCGGATGGTCGTTGGTGGGTCACCGCCGACCGGACCCAGGCCCCGTCCGGCGCCGGTTATGCGCTGGAAAACCGCACCATCGTGTCCCGCGCCTTCCCGGACCTGTACCGTGATTTGCAGGTGCAACACCTCACCGGTTTCTTCCGTACGCTTCAGGAAACCCTGGCCCGCCAGGCCCCCGGCGACGACCAGCCGCCGCTGATCGTGCTGCTCACCCCTGGCCGCTTCAACGAAAGCTACTTCGAACACCTTTACCTCGCCCGCCAGCTCGGCTACCCCTTGGTGGAAGGCGGCGACCTGACCGTGCGCGACAGCACCGTGTACCTCAAGACCCTCAGCGGCCTGCGCCGGGTGCACGCGATCATGCGGCGCCTGGATGATGACTTCTGTGACCCGTTGGAGCTGCGCACCGACTCGGCCCTCGGCGTGCCCGGCCTGCTTGATGCGGTACGCCAGGGCAATGTGCTGGTGGCCAATGCGTTGGGCAGTGGCGTGCTGGAGTCGCCGGGGCTGCTGGGGTTTCTGCCGAAAATCAACGAATTCCTGTTCGGTGAAGCGCTGATTCTGCCGTCCATCGCCACGTGGTGGTGCGGTGAGGCGCCGGTGCTCGCCGAAGCCTTGGCGAAGCTGCCGGAGTTGCTGATCAAACCGGCATTTCCATCGCAGAGTTTCGCCCCGGTCTTTGGCCGCGATTTGAACGATGAACAACGCCAGGCCCTGGCCCAGCGCATGCGTGCACGACCCTATGCCTATGTCGCCCAAGAGTTGGCGCAACTGTCCCAGGCGCCGGTATGGCACACCGTGGATGACCACCTGCAACACCGCGCCATCGGCATGCGTGTGTACGCCGTGGCCAGCGCCGATGGCTACCGCGTGCTGCCCGGTGGCCTGACCCGCGTGGCGGCCGAGGCCGATGCCGAAGTGGTGTCGATGCAGCGCGGTGGCGCCAGCAAAGACACCTGGGTGCTCGGCGAACGCGCGCCGGGCGGCGAGCAGTGGCGTGCGCAGCGCATGATTGGCGCGCATGACCTGGTGCGCCGCGATCCTTATCTGCCGTCCCGCGTGGTGGAGAACCTGTTCTGGTTCGGCCGCTATTGCGAGCGTTGCGATGACAGTGCGCGTTGGCTGCGTATCGTGCTGGCGCGCTACGTCGATGGTGACGATCCATTGGCGTTGCAGGCCGCCGTGGAGCTGGGTGAAAACCTGCGTCTGTTGCCGGAGGAAGACGCGCTGCCCGAACGCCTGATGGCCGCGTTACTCGGTGATGACTGGCCGCAAAGCCTGCGCGCCAACCTGCAGCGCTTGCAGTGGGCGGCGTCCCAGGTGCGCGGCAAGTTGTCCCGTGAGAACTGGCAGGCTCTGGTCGAGCTGCAACGCGAAGCCCTGGAACTGGAAAACGAAAGCCCGGACTTTGGCGAGTTGCTCGATTTTCTCAACCGCCTGGTCATGTCCCTCGCCGCGCTGTCCGGCTTTGCCCTGGACGACATGACGCGCGACGAAGGCTGGCGCTTCCTGATGATGGGCCGGCGTATCGAGCGCCTGCAATTTCTGAGCAGCAGCCTTGCGGCGTTTCTGCGCGGCGTGGCGGTATTCGATCAGGCGGGGCTGGAGTGGTTGCTGGAACTGGGCAATAGCAGCATCACCTATCGCTCGCGCTACCTGGCGGTGCCGCAGTTGATCCCGGTGCTCGACCTGTTGCTGCTTGACGAGCAGAACCCCCATGCGGTGCTGTTCCAGCTCAAGCTGGTGAGCCGCACCCTGCGTCGGCTCAACGACGATTTTGGCGTACCTCGCGAGACCGGCCTGGCCCCCTTGGTGGAGCGCCTGGCGCGTTTCGACCTGGGCTGCCTGGAGAACGGGCTGTTTGGCGAAACCAGCGTGCGTGCCGCGCTGGATGGCTTGGCCGACCTGCTGCAAGCGGTGGCCGATGAAAGCGGGCAAGTGTCGGACCGCCTGGCCTTGCGCCATTTTGCCCATGTGGATGATGTCAGCCAGCAAACGGTGTCGGTGTAA
- a CDS encoding DUF2126 domain-containing protein — protein MSIHVALHHVTHYRYDRAVELGPQIVRLRPAAHSRTRILSYALKVLPEQHFINWQQDPQGNYLARLVFPEKTDQLRIEVDLVAEMAVFNPFDFFLEPYAEKIPFSYAADEQRELAPYLETLPLTPKFAAYLAGIDRTPLPAVDFLVGLNQRLAADIGYLIRMEPGVQTPEFTLENASGSCRDSAWLLVQLLRNLGLAARFVSGYLIQLTADVKALDGPSGTEVDFTDLHAWCEVYLPGAGWIGLDATSGLFAGEGHIPLACSPDPSSAAPISGLVEPCECEFTHEMSVERIWEAPRVTKPYTEEQWLAIQALGRQIDGDLLKDDVRLTMGGEPTFVSIDDPDGAEWNTAALGPDKRRLSAELFQRMRQHYAPKGLVHFGQGKWYPGEQLPRWSLNCYWRRDGVPIWHNSALIADEQQDYGADGVMAGRFLASVAERLKLPARFVFPAFEDNFYYLWREGALPHNVTAQEPRLSDDLERARLRKVFSQGLDKVIGQVLPLARTAANDRWQSGRWYLRDNHCRLVPGDSPLGYRLPLASQPWVTAAEYPFVHPTDPNQEQPPLPTTAQLQSHGEPAPSEDRVPEVDESADWLTRTALCAEAREGRLYLFMPPLERVEDYLELVAAIEATAEELHCPVLLEGYEPPFDMRLSNFRITPDPGVIEVNVQPSATWDELVERTEFLYEEARQTRLTTEKFMIDGRHTGTGGGNHFVLGGATPKDSPFLRRPDLLRSLISYWHNHPSLSYLFSGLFIGPTSQAPRVDEARNDALYELEIAFAQMPAPGEDCPPWLVDRLLRNLLIDVTGNTHRAEFCIDKLYSPDGATGRLGLLELRAFEMPPHARMSLTQQLLLRALVARFWREPYAPPTLARWGTELHDRFLLPHFIEQDFADVIVELNAAGYPLRAEWFAAHLEFRFPKIGDYAVSGIELELRQALEPWHVLGEEGAVGGTVRYVDSSLERLQVKLSGLAPQRYLLTCNGIPVPLQPTGRVGEFVAGVRYRAWQPANCLQPTIPVHAPLVFDLLDTWMQRSLGGCQYHVAHPGGRNYDSLPVNANGAESRRQERFFRLGHTPGKLPVPNLEINDELPMTLDLRRFPNKKD, from the coding sequence GTGTCGATTCATGTCGCGTTGCACCACGTTACGCATTACCGCTACGACCGCGCTGTTGAACTCGGCCCACAAATCGTGCGTTTACGCCCAGCGGCTCATAGCCGTACGCGGATTTTGTCCTACGCACTCAAAGTGCTGCCCGAGCAGCACTTCATCAACTGGCAGCAAGACCCCCAGGGCAATTACCTGGCGCGCCTGGTTTTTCCGGAAAAGACCGATCAACTGCGTATCGAAGTCGACCTGGTCGCCGAGATGGCGGTGTTCAACCCGTTCGACTTTTTCCTTGAGCCTTACGCCGAGAAAATCCCCTTCAGCTACGCCGCCGATGAGCAACGTGAGTTGGCGCCGTACCTGGAAACCCTGCCGCTGACCCCGAAATTCGCCGCCTACCTGGCCGGTATCGACCGTACGCCGTTGCCCGCCGTGGACTTTCTGGTGGGCCTCAACCAGCGCCTGGCCGCCGATATCGGTTACCTGATCCGCATGGAACCGGGCGTGCAAACCCCGGAATTCACCCTGGAAAACGCCTCCGGCTCGTGCCGCGACTCGGCGTGGTTGCTGGTGCAACTGCTGCGCAACCTGGGCTTGGCGGCGCGGTTTGTGTCGGGCTACCTGATTCAACTGACCGCCGACGTCAAAGCCCTTGATGGCCCGTCCGGCACCGAAGTGGACTTCACCGACCTGCATGCCTGGTGCGAAGTGTATTTGCCCGGTGCCGGCTGGATCGGCCTGGACGCCACGTCCGGCTTGTTTGCCGGTGAAGGGCATATCCCGTTGGCCTGTAGCCCTGACCCATCGTCCGCCGCACCGATCAGTGGGCTGGTGGAACCGTGCGAGTGCGAATTTACCCACGAAATGTCGGTAGAGCGGATCTGGGAAGCCCCACGGGTGACCAAGCCCTACACCGAAGAGCAATGGCTGGCGATCCAGGCCCTGGGCCGGCAAATCGACGGCGACCTGCTCAAGGACGATGTACGCCTGACCATGGGCGGCGAACCGACCTTCGTGTCCATCGACGATCCCGATGGCGCCGAGTGGAACACCGCGGCCCTCGGCCCGGACAAACGTCGCCTGTCGGCCGAGCTGTTCCAGCGCATGCGCCAGCACTATGCGCCCAAGGGCCTGGTGCATTTCGGCCAGGGCAAGTGGTACCCCGGCGAGCAACTGCCGCGCTGGTCGCTCAACTGCTACTGGCGCCGCGACGGCGTGCCGATCTGGCACAACAGCGCGTTGATTGCCGATGAACAACAAGACTACGGCGCCGATGGGGTGATGGCCGGGCGCTTCCTGGCCAGCGTCGCCGAGCGCCTCAAACTGCCGGCGCGCTTTGTGTTCCCGGCTTTCGAAGACAATTTCTACTACCTGTGGCGTGAAGGCGCGCTGCCGCACAACGTCACCGCCCAAGAACCGCGCCTGAGCGATGACCTGGAGCGCGCGCGCCTGCGCAAAGTGTTCAGCCAGGGGCTGGATAAAGTCATCGGTCAAGTGTTGCCGTTGGCGCGCACGGCGGCCAATGACCGTTGGCAAAGCGGCCGCTGGTACCTGCGCGACAATCACTGCCGCCTGGTGCCGGGGGATTCGCCGCTGGGCTATCGCCTGCCGCTGGCGTCGCAGCCATGGGTGACGGCGGCGGAATATCCGTTTGTGCATCCCACTGACCCGAACCAGGAGCAGCCGCCGCTGCCCACCACCGCGCAACTGCAAAGCCACGGTGAGCCTGCGCCCAGTGAAGACCGCGTGCCAGAGGTGGACGAGTCCGCCGATTGGCTGACCCGCACCGCGCTGTGCGCTGAAGCACGGGAAGGGCGCCTGTACCTGTTTATGCCGCCCTTGGAGCGGGTCGAAGATTACCTGGAGCTGGTGGCTGCCATCGAGGCCACCGCTGAGGAGTTGCACTGCCCGGTGCTGCTGGAAGGCTATGAACCGCCGTTCGATATGCGCCTGAGCAACTTCCGGATCACGCCGGACCCCGGTGTGATCGAGGTCAACGTGCAGCCGTCCGCCACCTGGGACGAGTTGGTCGAGCGCACCGAGTTCCTCTATGAAGAGGCTCGGCAAACCCGCCTGACCACAGAGAAGTTCATGATCGACGGGCGCCACACCGGCACCGGTGGCGGTAACCACTTTGTACTCGGCGGCGCCACGCCCAAGGACTCGCCGTTCCTGCGTCGCCCCGACTTGCTGCGCAGTTTGATCAGCTACTGGCATAACCATCCGTCGCTGTCTTACCTGTTTTCCGGCTTGTTTATCGGCCCGACCTCCCAGGCGCCACGGGTGGATGAAGCGCGTAACGATGCGTTGTATGAGCTGGAAATCGCCTTTGCACAGATGCCCGCCCCCGGTGAAGACTGCCCCCCTTGGTTGGTGGACCGCCTGTTGCGCAACCTGCTCATCGACGTGACGGGCAACACCCACCGCGCCGAATTCTGCATCGACAAGCTCTACTCGCCCGACGGCGCCACAGGCCGCTTGGGCCTGCTGGAACTGCGTGCCTTTGAAATGCCGCCCCATGCGCGCATGAGCCTGACCCAGCAGCTGCTGCTGCGGGCGCTGGTCGCGCGCTTCTGGCGTGAACCCTATGCACCGCCGACATTGGCACGCTGGGGCACCGAGCTGCATGACCGTTTCCTGCTGCCGCACTTTATCGAGCAGGATTTCGCCGACGTCATTGTCGAACTCAACGCCGCCGGCTACCCGCTGCGCGCCGAGTGGTTTGCCGCGCACCTGGAGTTCCGTTTTCCCAAGATCGGCGACTACGCCGTCAGCGGCATCGAACTGGAACTGCGCCAGGCCCTTGAACCTTGGCATGTCCTGGGCGAGGAGGGCGCAGTGGGCGGCACGGTGCGGTATGTGGACTCGTCGCTGGAGCGCCTGCAAGTCAAGCTCAGCGGCCTGGCGCCGCAACGTTATCTGCTGACCTGCAACGGCATCCCGGTGCCGCTGCAACCCACCGGCCGTGTAGGTGAGTTTGTCGCCGGTGTGCGCTATCGCGCCTGGCAACCGGCCAACTGCCTGCAACCGACCATCCCGGTGCACGCGCCGTTGGTGTTCGACCTGCTGGACACCTGGATGCAACGCTCCTTGGGCGGCTGCCAGTACCACGTCGCGCACCCGGGCGGGCGCAATTACGACAGCTTGCCGGTGAATGCCAACGGAGCCGAGAGCCGGCGGCAGGAGCGGTTCTTCCGGTTGGGGCATACGCCTGGAAAGCTGCCGGTGCCAAACCTGGAGATTAATGACGAGCTGCCGATGACTCTGGATCTACGACGTTTTCCCAATAAAAAAGACTGA
- the azu gene encoding azurin, giving the protein MFAKLVAVSLLTLASGQLLAAECKVTVDSTDQMSFNTKAIEIDKSCKTFTVELTHSGSLPKNVMGHNWVLSSAADMPGIASDGMAAGIDKNYLKEGDARIIAHTKIIGAGEKDSVTFDVSKLAAGTDYAFFCSFPGHISMMKGTVVVK; this is encoded by the coding sequence ATGTTTGCCAAACTCGTTGCTGTTTCCCTGCTGACTCTGGCGAGCGGCCAGTTGCTTGCTGCAGAGTGCAAGGTCACCGTCGACTCCACTGACCAGATGTCCTTCAACACCAAAGCCATTGAAATCGACAAAAGCTGCAAGACGTTCACCGTTGAGCTGACTCACTCCGGCAGCTTGCCGAAAAATGTCATGGGGCATAACTGGGTACTGAGTTCTGCCGCCGATATGCCTGGTATCGCCAGCGACGGCATGGCCGCCGGTATCGACAAGAACTACCTGAAAGAAGGTGACGCCCGCATCATCGCCCACACCAAGATCATCGGTGCCGGCGAGAAAGATTCGGTGACGTTCGATGTGTCGAAACTGGCCGCCGGGACGGACTATGCGTTCTTCTGCTCGTTCCCAGGCCACATCTCGATGATGAAAGGCACTGTGGTCGTCAAATAA